A single Thermoanaerobacterium sp. RBIITD DNA region contains:
- a CDS encoding VanW family protein: protein MKKIVLVLSVFIFLLAPIIGKAQILSVGTVTPSSDPKFYNSIINATKALEYMNGYVIKAGQVFSFNNVVGRRTTERGFVIGLSGSSLGYYKDLGGGVCEASTAAYRAAASLGLQIIERHHHNGPVVYAPNGDDAAVDWPYWDLKFRNTLNYDLTIKSYKDNNGNLIVDLCKEDYPDRNYNVTVCVNGEQMTFDDSTKPFISQNRVFVPYRILAEKLGAKVDWDGATNTVTTTLNNISVKFTIESNTFTVNNQSYTSDVDPFISDDGTTYVPARFLLTGLNVNLNFDSTKGQLLIND, encoded by the coding sequence ATGAAAAAGATAGTATTGGTTTTATCAGTATTTATTTTTTTGCTTGCACCTATTATAGGTAAAGCACAAATATTAAGTGTAGGTACAGTTACACCATCATCAGATCCCAAATTCTATAATAGCATTATCAATGCTACTAAAGCCTTAGAATACATGAATGGATATGTTATAAAGGCAGGACAAGTTTTTTCTTTCAATAATGTAGTAGGTAGAAGAACCACAGAAAGAGGTTTTGTAATTGGTCTATCAGGTTCAAGCTTAGGATACTATAAGGATCTAGGTGGTGGTGTTTGCGAAGCAAGCACTGCTGCTTATAGAGCAGCTGCGAGCTTAGGACTTCAGATAATAGAAAGACATCATCATAATGGACCTGTAGTCTATGCCCCCAATGGTGATGATGCCGCAGTTGACTGGCCTTATTGGGACTTGAAGTTTAGAAATACCTTAAATTATGATTTAACAATTAAGTCATATAAAGACAATAATGGCAATCTGATTGTAGACCTATGCAAAGAAGATTATCCTGACAGAAACTACAATGTTACTGTTTGTGTTAACGGAGAGCAAATGACTTTTGATGACTCAACTAAACCGTTTATAAGCCAAAATAGAGTGTTTGTTCCTTATCGTATTCTTGCAGAAAAACTAGGTGCTAAAGTAGACTGGGATGGAGCAACGAATACTGTAACTACAACGCTCAATAACATATCTGTGAAATTTACGATTGAAAGCAACACTTTTACAGTTAACAACCAGAGCTATACTTCAGATGTGGATCCGTTTATTTCTGACGATGGAACAACATATGTACCTGCAAGGTTTTTATTAACGGGACTTAATGTTAATTTAAATTTTGACAGTACAAAAGGACAGCTTTTGATAAATGATTAA
- a CDS encoding ABC transporter ATP-binding protein: MIEVNNLTKSYGNNTVLKQISFKIDRGSIYGFLGKNGAGKTTTMNILTGLIRYDSGDIYIDGLKFSENKRRLLKRIGYLPENPVFYNYMNSEEYLSFIGELSNMKSKDESIETILESVNLKYARKKKIGEYSRGMKQRLGIAVALLNDPEIIFLDEPTSALDPQGRLDVLEIIAELKKQGKTVFLSTHILNDVERVCDYISILDKGEIIISENLNELKKNYIQPIYDIEFENPCGNFSNKFNEIKWIDSIRINKNTASIYVNDIYEAKTKLIREIAKLDNPVISYKIREASLEDIFIRLVKKNASI, encoded by the coding sequence ATGATTGAAGTAAATAATTTAACTAAAAGCTATGGAAATAACACAGTTTTGAAACAAATATCTTTCAAAATCGACAGAGGCTCAATTTATGGTTTTTTAGGAAAAAATGGTGCTGGTAAGACAACAACAATGAATATTCTTACAGGTCTTATTAGATATGATAGTGGTGACATATATATTGATGGCCTAAAATTCAGTGAAAATAAAAGAAGACTGTTAAAAAGAATCGGTTATCTGCCTGAAAATCCCGTGTTTTATAACTATATGAACTCAGAAGAATATTTAAGCTTCATAGGTGAATTAAGCAATATGAAAAGCAAAGATGAAAGTATTGAGACCATTCTTGAAAGTGTAAATCTAAAATATGCAAGAAAGAAGAAAATTGGGGAATATTCGAGGGGTATGAAGCAGAGACTTGGCATAGCTGTAGCATTGCTGAATGACCCTGAGATAATATTCCTCGATGAACCCACATCTGCACTTGATCCACAAGGCAGGCTTGATGTATTGGAAATAATAGCCGAATTAAAAAAACAAGGCAAAACAGTTTTCTTATCAACACACATATTAAATGATGTTGAAAGGGTATGTGATTATATAAGCATACTTGATAAAGGCGAAATTATCATATCCGAAAATCTAAATGAACTTAAAAAGAATTATATCCAGCCTATTTATGACATTGAATTTGAAAATCCATGTGGTAACTTTAGCAATAAATTCAATGAAATAAAATGGATTGATAGCATAAGAATAAATAAAAATACTGCAAGTATATACGTAAATGACATTTATGAAGCAAAGACAAAACTGATAAGAGAAATCGCAAAACTTGATAATCCAGTAATCTCGTATAAAATACGTGAAGCAAGTTTAGAAGATATATTTATAAGGTTGGTGAAGAAAAATGCCAGCATTTAA
- a CDS encoding 2-hydroxyacyl-CoA dehydratase, with protein MGGCTYSLGIDVGSTTAKLVILNDNDDIILSKYQRHLSNIKETIMNIIKETYNKFHDIKLTAMITGSAGMMVSEWLKIPFIQEVIAGTKTVEKFFPEADVVIELGGEDAKITYFDGNIEQRMNGSCAGGTGAFIDQMATLLKTDAQGLNELAKNYKVIYPIAARCGVFAKTDIQPLLNEGTAKEDIAASIFQAVVNQTISGLACGRPIRGIVAFLGGPLYFLSELRKRFIETLKLTEKEIIFPENSQLAVAIGAALSSRNENSLSLRDLYYRAQTSPINVKNDVERLRPLFLDDKELNEFKNRHKEINVVRKDINDAKGGCFLGIDAGSTTTKLILIDNDGAILYSYYSSNEGNPLNSVIKALKDIYKKLPNKAYIANSAVTGYGESLIKSALMVDIGEIETIAHYKASEYFLPGVDFILDIGGQDMKCIKIKNGVIDSIMLNEACSSGCGSFIETFASTLNMSVEEFSKAALIAKRPVDLGSRCTVFMNSRVKQAQKEGATIGDISAGLSYSVIKNALYKVIKIRDPKELGEKIIVQGGTFLNDAILRSFELVTGRHVVRPQIAGLMGAFGAALIAKERYTEGSKSSIISMDKLENFHTDISNRRCNKCTNRCLLTINQFNDGREYISGNRCERGAGKEKCHNDIPNLYDYKYKRIFNYKPLEADKAYRGTIGIPRVLNMYENYPLWFTFFTYLGFRVILSDRSSKMLYESGMDTIPSESVCYPAKLVHGHIMNLINKGIKTIFYPCIPIEQNLFNDADNHYNCPIVTSYTEVIKNNMDIIDEKGVKFLNPFLALDNKERLANRLYSELKEFKITKREIRHALDKAFDEDKRVKDDMHRKGEEVLRYLAETGKRGIVLSGRPYHIDPEINHGIPEIITSFGIAVLTEDSISHLGNVERPLRVVDQWMYHTRLYIAASFVAKRENLDLVQLNSFGCGLDAVSSDQVQEILSPYGKIYTILKIDEGTNVGSIKIRIRSLIAAINERNKTIIDNKSKAFKRIIFTEEMRKRHTILAPQMSPIHFQFLEEAFNVSGYNLEVLPSIDKAAVEEGLKYVNNDACYPSIIVVGQLIEALKSGKYDLDNTSVMITQTGGGCRATNYIGFLRKALRDAGFDKIPVISLNFVGMEKNPGFKIKGGLLNKAFIGLVYGDLLLNVLLRVRPYEKIPGSSNHLYEKWVKKCIESVRCGSLKLFKKYVRQIVEDFDNIEINNIIKPKVGVVGEILVKYHPTANNSIVDVLEKEGVEVTVPGLIDFLIFILDHANEKYKYLSGSRTRQVLQNAGILGLEFYRNEMKKALAKSKRFSPPKSLSKLKDYALPIVSLGNITGEGWYLTAEMIELLEEGVSNIVCVQPFACLPNHITGKGVLKAIRERYKDANITAVDYDPGASEVNQLNRIKLMLSAAFKNIKNQEDIMEEVAATDIKKGIYMGK; from the coding sequence GTGGGCGGATGTACATACAGTTTAGGTATCGACGTAGGATCAACGACAGCAAAATTGGTTATTCTGAACGATAATGATGATATAATATTAAGCAAATATCAAAGGCATCTGTCAAACATAAAAGAAACAATCATGAACATAATAAAGGAAACATACAATAAATTTCATGATATTAAATTGACTGCTATGATAACAGGTTCTGCTGGAATGATGGTATCAGAATGGCTTAAAATACCCTTTATACAGGAGGTTATTGCAGGCACAAAAACAGTTGAGAAGTTTTTCCCAGAAGCAGATGTTGTTATAGAGCTGGGGGGCGAAGATGCTAAGATTACATATTTTGATGGTAATATTGAACAAAGGATGAACGGAAGCTGTGCAGGAGGTACAGGTGCTTTTATAGACCAAATGGCGACACTTTTAAAGACAGATGCACAGGGTTTAAACGAACTTGCTAAAAATTATAAGGTGATATACCCCATAGCAGCCCGCTGTGGTGTATTTGCAAAAACAGATATACAGCCACTTTTAAATGAAGGTACAGCAAAAGAAGACATTGCCGCATCTATATTTCAAGCTGTAGTCAATCAGACAATAAGTGGACTTGCATGCGGTAGACCAATAAGAGGCATTGTGGCATTTTTAGGTGGACCTTTATATTTTTTATCAGAATTAAGGAAAAGATTTATTGAAACATTGAAATTAACTGAAAAAGAAATTATTTTCCCTGAGAATTCACAATTGGCCGTTGCTATTGGAGCAGCACTTTCTTCGAGAAATGAGAATTCTTTATCATTGAGGGATCTTTATTATAGAGCACAAACATCACCTATTAATGTAAAAAACGATGTAGAAAGATTAAGGCCTTTATTTCTTGATGATAAAGAATTAAATGAATTTAAGAATAGGCATAAAGAAATTAACGTGGTTAGAAAAGATATCAATGATGCAAAAGGTGGCTGTTTTTTGGGCATTGACGCTGGCTCAACAACAACAAAATTGATATTAATCGATAATGATGGTGCAATACTTTATTCATATTATAGCAGTAATGAAGGCAATCCACTTAATTCTGTTATAAAAGCATTAAAAGATATTTACAAAAAATTGCCAAACAAAGCGTATATAGCTAATTCTGCTGTAACAGGCTATGGTGAAAGCCTTATTAAATCTGCATTGATGGTAGATATCGGTGAAATTGAAACGATCGCCCATTATAAAGCATCCGAATATTTTCTTCCTGGTGTAGACTTTATATTGGATATCGGTGGGCAGGATATGAAGTGTATAAAAATTAAAAATGGTGTGATTGATAGTATAATGCTGAATGAGGCATGCTCATCAGGCTGCGGCTCATTTATTGAGACATTTGCGTCGACACTGAATATGTCTGTTGAAGAATTTTCAAAAGCTGCATTAATTGCAAAGAGACCTGTTGATCTTGGTTCCCGCTGCACCGTATTTATGAATTCAAGGGTTAAGCAGGCTCAAAAAGAAGGTGCAACAATAGGGGATATTTCTGCAGGTTTATCATATTCAGTTATAAAAAATGCCCTGTATAAAGTAATAAAAATCAGGGATCCAAAAGAGCTCGGTGAGAAAATAATCGTTCAAGGCGGTACTTTTTTAAATGATGCAATACTTAGAAGCTTTGAACTAGTTACGGGAAGGCATGTTGTAAGACCACAAATTGCCGGTTTGATGGGAGCATTTGGGGCAGCTTTAATTGCAAAGGAGAGATATACAGAAGGCTCAAAAAGTTCTATTATATCTATGGACAAATTGGAAAACTTCCACACGGATATATCGAATAGAAGATGTAATAAATGTACAAACAGATGCCTTCTTACAATTAACCAATTTAATGATGGACGTGAGTATATATCAGGTAACCGCTGTGAAAGGGGTGCAGGAAAGGAAAAATGCCATAATGACATACCGAATCTTTATGACTACAAATACAAGAGGATTTTTAATTATAAGCCATTAGAAGCTGATAAGGCATATAGAGGGACAATAGGTATACCAAGGGTTTTAAATATGTATGAGAATTACCCACTTTGGTTTACATTTTTTACATACTTAGGTTTTAGGGTAATATTATCTGACAGGTCATCCAAAATGTTATATGAGTCCGGAATGGACACAATACCGTCAGAATCCGTATGTTATCCGGCAAAATTGGTACACGGGCATATTATGAATCTCATAAATAAAGGAATAAAGACTATATTTTACCCATGTATCCCAATTGAGCAAAATTTATTTAATGATGCAGATAATCATTATAACTGCCCGATTGTCACATCATATACTGAAGTCATTAAAAATAATATGGACATAATTGATGAAAAAGGTGTGAAATTTTTGAATCCATTTCTGGCCCTTGATAATAAAGAAAGACTTGCAAATAGGCTATACAGTGAATTGAAGGAATTTAAGATAACTAAAAGAGAGATAAGACATGCATTAGATAAAGCATTTGATGAAGATAAAAGAGTAAAAGATGATATGCACCGCAAAGGTGAAGAAGTCCTAAGATATTTAGCTGAAACCGGAAAGAGGGGAATAGTACTATCTGGCAGGCCATATCATATAGATCCGGAAATCAATCATGGGATACCAGAAATAATAACATCATTTGGTATTGCTGTTCTTACGGAAGATTCTATATCGCATCTTGGAAATGTCGAAAGACCTTTAAGAGTTGTTGACCAGTGGATGTATCATACAAGGCTTTATATTGCGGCAAGTTTTGTTGCAAAAAGAGAAAACCTCGATTTAGTACAGCTTAATTCATTTGGCTGTGGGCTTGATGCTGTTTCATCTGACCAAGTTCAGGAAATTTTAAGCCCCTATGGGAAAATATATACAATCTTGAAGATAGATGAAGGAACAAATGTAGGCTCTATAAAGATACGAATTCGTTCATTAATAGCTGCAATAAATGAAAGAAATAAAACTATAATAGATAATAAATCAAAAGCCTTTAAAAGAATTATCTTTACAGAGGAAATGCGTAAAAGGCATACGATACTTGCACCTCAAATGTCCCCGATACATTTCCAGTTTCTTGAGGAAGCTTTTAATGTATCAGGATATAACTTAGAAGTATTGCCTTCTATTGATAAAGCAGCCGTCGAAGAGGGGCTAAAATATGTCAATAATGATGCTTGTTATCCTTCTATAATCGTAGTGGGGCAGTTAATTGAAGCATTAAAGTCAGGGAAATATGACCTTGATAATACATCTGTAATGATTACACAAACAGGTGGTGGCTGTAGAGCAACAAACTATATTGGATTTTTGCGTAAGGCTTTGAGAGACGCAGGATTTGATAAAATACCGGTAATTTCACTGAATTTTGTAGGTATGGAGAAAAACCCGGGGTTTAAAATAAAAGGAGGACTTTTGAATAAAGCCTTTATTGGCTTGGTCTATGGCGATTTGCTGCTAAATGTTCTGCTTAGGGTAAGACCTTATGAGAAAATACCAGGTTCTTCAAATCATCTATATGAGAAATGGGTCAAAAAATGTATTGAATCTGTGCGATGCGGAAGCTTAAAACTTTTTAAAAAATATGTGAGGCAAATTGTTGAGGATTTTGATAACATCGAGATAAATAACATTATTAAGCCAAAAGTAGGTGTTGTAGGTGAAATACTTGTAAAATATCATCCTACAGCAAACAATAGTATTGTCGATGTATTAGAAAAAGAAGGGGTAGAAGTAACTGTTCCCGGTTTGATAGATTTTCTAATATTTATTTTAGACCATGCAAATGAAAAATATAAATATTTGTCAGGAAGCAGAACGAGACAAGTCCTTCAAAACGCTGGGATTTTAGGTTTAGAGTTTTACAGAAATGAAATGAAAAAGGCTTTGGCGAAAAGCAAAAGATTTAGTCCGCCAAAATCATTGAGCAAATTAAAAGATTATGCGTTACCTATCGTATCACTTGGCAATATAACTGGTGAGGGATGGTACTTGACAGCAGAGATGATAGAGCTTTTAGAAGAAGGAGTATCGAATATAGTATGTGTACAGCCTTTTGCATGTTTGCCAAATCATATAACAGGCAAAGGTGTGCTTAAAGCTATAAGGGAGCGATACAAAGATGCAAATATTACGGCTGTTGATTATGACCCCGGTGCAAGCGAAGTCAATCAGTTAAATAGGATAAAGTTAATGCTATCGGCAGCGTTTAAAAATATAAAGAATCAAGAAGATATAATGGAGGAAGTTGCCGCAACTGATATCAAAAAAGGGATATATATGGGGAAATAG
- the sigY gene encoding RNA polymerase sigma factor SigY, translated as MDESKLINDAKSGDKYALNLLITENYNIVFGYCIKMTGNISLAQDIAQETMLKAVLNINKFTPDFKFSSWLIRIAINIYKDFLRKNKITESIDDIDIFSENSVEDDIINKVHYKEVMKILLSLPYEKRAVFILKHYYGYKYEEISKIMNCPIGTVRSRLHYCIKYIIDEMERRKLI; from the coding sequence ATGGATGAGAGCAAACTTATAAATGATGCAAAAAGCGGCGATAAATATGCATTAAATCTGCTTATAACTGAGAATTATAATATTGTTTTCGGGTACTGTATCAAAATGACAGGAAATATATCACTTGCCCAGGACATAGCACAGGAGACTATGCTAAAAGCAGTATTAAATATTAATAAGTTTACACCGGATTTTAAATTTTCTTCGTGGTTAATAAGGATTGCCATCAATATTTACAAAGATTTTTTAAGAAAAAACAAAATAACTGAATCTATAGATGATATAGATATATTTTCCGAAAATAGTGTAGAAGATGATATTATAAATAAGGTCCACTATAAAGAAGTTATGAAAATATTGTTAAGCCTTCCATATGAAAAAAGGGCGGTATTTATATTGAAACACTATTATGGATATAAATACGAAGAAATTTCTAAAATAATGAATTGCCCAATTGGAACGGTACGTTCAAGGTTGCACTACTGCATTAAGTATATTATAGATGAGATGGAAAGAAGGAAATTGATATGA
- a CDS encoding zinc ribbon domain-containing protein: protein MKYLLFILLFILLVLQATWIFIDARKKGEKYYWLWGLFGLLNVPSSLIIYILVTRYEVSKCPKCGASIKKSYKYCPYCGNMLKTSLCPHCGREIKDEWLYCPNCSKKLKEE from the coding sequence ATGAAGTATTTATTATTTATTCTATTATTTATATTACTTGTATTACAGGCAACATGGATATTTATAGATGCAAGGAAAAAAGGTGAAAAATATTATTGGCTCTGGGGTTTGTTTGGACTTTTAAATGTGCCATCATCATTAATAATCTATATTTTAGTGACGCGCTATGAAGTCTCGAAATGCCCAAAATGTGGTGCTTCAATAAAAAAAAGTTACAAATATTGTCCATATTGTGGCAATATGTTAAAAACTTCATTATGTCCGCATTGTGGCAGGGAGATTAAAGATGAATGGTTATATTGTCCCAACTGCTCAAAAAAATTGAAGGAGGAATAA
- a CDS encoding DUF5345 family protein has translation MKKCHNDIDPKLIDSFYNESDNKSIDNDAFNKLNKISDMFDIFNEPDVKINAFEFIQKANEIRNKKRDRKELVIFILASITFIAFLILAAFKDFKLIIICQIIIYLSLPLTVVPLLKFREE, from the coding sequence ATGAAGAAATGTCATAATGATATAGATCCTAAGCTTATAGATTCTTTTTATAATGAGTCAGATAATAAAAGCATTGATAATGATGCATTTAATAAGCTCAATAAAATTTCAGATATGTTTGATATTTTTAATGAGCCTGACGTAAAAATTAATGCATTTGAATTTATTCAAAAAGCTAATGAAATACGTAATAAAAAAAGAGATAGAAAAGAGCTTGTAATCTTCATACTTGCTTCAATTACGTTTATAGCATTTTTGATTCTAGCTGCATTTAAAGACTTTAAGTTAATAATCATTTGTCAAATTATAATTTATTTATCTTTGCCGTTGACTGTTGTGCCATTATTAAAATTCAGAGAGGAGTAG
- a CDS encoding type II toxin-antitoxin system HicB family antitoxin has translation MKRKSLDYYLSLKYPFKIEVLSEDDGGGFFITYPDLPGCMSDGQTLEEAIAMGEDAKKSWIETRYENSMEIPEPFSSEDRFNGRITLRTPKSLHRELVRAADEEGTSLNQYIIYLLSKGLKENRKYI, from the coding sequence ATGAAACGTAAATCTTTAGATTATTATTTATCATTAAAATATCCGTTTAAAATTGAAGTATTGTCAGAAGATGATGGCGGTGGTTTTTTTATCACTTATCCTGATTTGCCTGGTTGCATGAGCGATGGCCAGACATTAGAAGAAGCAATTGCTATGGGCGAAGATGCAAAAAAATCATGGATTGAAACAAGATATGAAAATAGCATGGAAATACCTGAACCTTTTTCTTCTGAAGACAGATTCAACGGAAGAATTACTTTAAGAACACCAAAAAGTTTGCATAGAGAATTAGTTAGAGCAGCGGATGAAGAAGGTACTAGTTTAAACCAATATATAATTTATTTATTAAGCAAAGGTCTTAAAGAAAATCGAAAATACATTTAG
- a CDS encoding PLDc N-terminal domain-containing protein, whose amino-acid sequence MFDNLSTSEIIKLFAPLIIIQLGLMIFSIYRLTKDKVRFLPKWAWLIIIVLGEILGPLIFLIIGREKE is encoded by the coding sequence ATGTTTGATAATTTAAGTACATCTGAAATAATAAAGCTTTTTGCTCCGTTAATAATCATTCAATTAGGTCTCATGATTTTCTCAATATATCGTCTTACCAAGGATAAAGTCAGATTTTTGCCGAAATGGGCCTGGCTTATAATTATAGTGCTTGGAGAAATTTTAGGACCACTTATATTTCTCATCATCGGAAGGGAAAAAGAGTAG
- a CDS encoding MFS transporter, translating into MSSRLNYGKVFNLGLGFMVVSMVWAAYNAYMPIFLGNFTNSNTLIGTVMVWDNIANLILLPIFGSLSDNTHTKIGRRMPYIVIGMPLAGILYAMLPLQNSLVALLILDLIFNFVIATYRTPIVALMPDIVEEEHRSKANGIINFMGGLGASIIFVVGSQLYKLNKAYPFFLVSILSLIVPIILILSIKEPKTFTKSENEERQNTFKSLFYVMSKEDKSLLFTLLSIFMMIGGFGAVETFFTRYAKMALGVNESVSSFSMFFYSGAFILAAIPAGFIASKIGKKKTMMIGSFGMAILFLLFMNVREFTVIQYLMPVAGIFNALFNINSYPLVVGYTSSEKIGTYTGLYYLFSSLASIVTPPVFGAVMDYIGYNSLYFAAAVFILISFVFMYFVKENKNVLMPE; encoded by the coding sequence ATGTCATCGAGGTTAAACTATGGCAAAGTTTTTAATCTTGGCCTTGGTTTCATGGTAGTATCAATGGTTTGGGCGGCATATAATGCATACATGCCTATATTTCTCGGCAATTTTACAAATAGCAATACATTAATTGGTACAGTTATGGTATGGGATAATATTGCTAATTTAATATTGCTACCTATATTTGGTTCGTTAAGCGACAATACACATACTAAAATTGGCCGCCGTATGCCATACATCGTTATCGGCATGCCATTAGCAGGTATCCTATATGCAATGTTACCTTTGCAAAATAGCCTTGTAGCATTATTGATTTTAGACCTAATATTTAATTTTGTAATAGCTACATACCGCACACCTATTGTTGCACTTATGCCTGATATAGTAGAAGAAGAACATAGAAGCAAAGCGAATGGAATAATTAATTTCATGGGTGGCCTTGGGGCATCGATAATATTTGTTGTTGGATCACAGCTTTATAAATTAAATAAAGCATATCCTTTCTTTTTAGTTTCAATATTATCATTAATAGTCCCGATAATTTTGATACTCTCAATAAAAGAACCAAAGACTTTCACAAAAAGTGAAAATGAGGAAAGGCAAAACACATTTAAATCGTTATTTTATGTTATGTCAAAGGAAGATAAATCACTGCTATTTACACTTTTATCAATATTTATGATGATTGGTGGCTTTGGTGCTGTTGAGACATTCTTTACTCGTTATGCGAAGATGGCCCTTGGTGTAAATGAAAGTGTATCATCGTTTAGCATGTTTTTCTACTCTGGTGCATTTATCTTAGCAGCAATACCTGCGGGATTTATCGCATCTAAAATAGGGAAAAAGAAGACAATGATGATAGGTTCATTTGGAATGGCAATATTATTTTTGCTGTTTATGAATGTAAGAGAATTCACTGTAATACAATATTTGATGCCTGTTGCCGGAATTTTCAATGCACTATTTAATATAAATTCATATCCGCTCGTCGTAGGTTATACGTCATCTGAAAAAATAGGAACATATACAGGACTTTATTATCTTTTCTCATCACTTGCGTCAATAGTTACACCACCGGTTTTTGGCGCTGTCATGGACTACATCGGATATAATTCGTTATATTTCGCAGCAGCAGTCTTCATTTTAATATCTTTTGTATTTATGTATTTTGTTAAAGAAAATAAAAATGTTTTGATGCCAGAATAA
- a CDS encoding type II toxin-antitoxin system PemK/MazF family toxin, which translates to MFKQGDILLIPIPFSNLTSNKKRPVLVLSNDDYNIKTEDIVVAAITSNVAVKDYIFMLTSDDLDEGVLKVDSCIRVDKIYTLSQSIVISRFGAVKKHIINAVKEKLYELI; encoded by the coding sequence ATGTTTAAACAAGGAGATATTTTACTAATTCCCATTCCATTCAGTAATTTGACTTCGAATAAAAAACGCCCTGTTCTTGTTTTATCCAATGATGATTATAACATTAAAACAGAAGATATAGTGGTTGCTGCTATTACTTCGAACGTGGCAGTAAAAGATTATATTTTTATGCTGACCAGTGACGACCTTGATGAAGGGGTCTTAAAAGTAGATTCTTGCATAAGGGTTGATAAAATATACACTTTATCCCAAAGTATTGTAATAAGCAGGTTTGGTGCAGTAAAGAAGCATATTATCAATGCGGTTAAGGAAAAACTTTATGAGTTAATATAA
- a CDS encoding transposase, with protein sequence MSKRKTFTNVFKEMIVELSLSWKPVKENCSEYSLSETAVRNWIKKKKPMNIKRESFTLEELNRIRKENAKLKEKVEILKKAMAIFAKK encoded by the coding sequence ATGTCAAAGAGAAAGACATTTACAAATGTTTTTAAAGAAATGATAGTTGAACTATCATTATCATGGAAGCCGGTAAAAGAGAATTGCAGCGAATATAGCCTAAGCGAAACAGCAGTACGTAACTGGATTAAGAAAAAGAAACCTATGAATATTAAAAGGGAGTCTTTTACTCTTGAGGAATTAAATAGAATAAGAAAAGAAAATGCCAAGCTCAAGGAGAAAGTTGAGATATTAAAAAAAGCTATGGCTATATTCGCAAAGAAGTAA
- a CDS encoding ABC transporter permease, which produces MPAFNAYFKKEIIESIRQYRYLILAIGIILFAILDPIMLKVLPIMLKDKIPGDISALIKIDFRTAIQNYIKDLSQVSFIIVILTLMGILSDEISSHKLLFPYSKGLNPAAMVTSKILHYSIVLIIFIFMGFSINYYYADTLFKYNTIPFSKIMYSATLISLFYIYTVILLTFLSSLFKKSIVAAVALLIINFAASALMNIEKLSAYIPNKLIVLANTFSTSDIIKPLISTLMLGLMFYIISIIRMNKIEI; this is translated from the coding sequence ATGCCAGCATTTAATGCATATTTTAAGAAGGAAATAATTGAGTCAATAAGACAATACAGATACCTCATTCTTGCCATTGGTATAATACTTTTTGCAATTCTAGATCCTATAATGTTAAAGGTGTTACCAATTATGCTTAAGGATAAGATTCCAGGCGATATCAGTGCATTAATAAAAATAGACTTTAGAACTGCTATTCAAAACTATATAAAGGATTTAAGCCAAGTATCTTTTATAATTGTAATATTGACATTGATGGGGATATTAAGTGATGAGATATCATCACATAAATTACTTTTTCCATATTCAAAGGGTTTAAATCCTGCTGCAATGGTCACATCAAAGATATTGCATTATTCAATTGTATTGATAATATTCATATTTATGGGATTCTCCATTAACTATTATTATGCAGATACTTTATTTAAATATAACACAATACCTTTTAGTAAAATCATGTATTCTGCAACATTGATATCACTTTTTTATATCTATACAGTAATATTGCTGACATTTTTAAGCAGTCTTTTCAAGAAATCAATTGTTGCGGCTGTCGCATTATTGATTATAAATTTTGCGGCTTCAGCACTAATGAATATTGAAAAATTATCCGCATATATACCAAATAAGCTTATTGTATTAGCAAATACCTTTAGTACATCAGATATTATAAAACCACTAATATCTACTTTAATGTTAGGCTTAATGTTTTATATTATTTCTATAATTAGAATGAACAAAATTGAAATATAA